One region of Marivirga arenosa genomic DNA includes:
- a CDS encoding polysaccharide deacetylase family protein, with protein sequence MSDFAFYKTPKIIQNIFPSFQWKVNTDHKIIYPTFDDGPIPNLTNEILAILKDFNAKATFFCVGDNIRKHPQIFEQLIQANHQVGNHTFNHLKAWKSDLNVYLENVELCQKEIEKHIKPEVKLFRPPYGQFTFKSVQKLNQKYYNFIMWDVLSKDYNRNISANTILKKSIQNSSNGSIIVFHDNLKSKDKILQFLPLYLKHFSDIGYKFEKL encoded by the coding sequence ATGTCTGATTTTGCTTTTTATAAAACTCCTAAAATCATTCAAAATATCTTTCCATCATTTCAATGGAAAGTAAATACAGATCATAAAATTATTTATCCTACTTTTGATGATGGGCCTATTCCTAATCTAACAAATGAAATTCTAGCCATTCTAAAGGATTTTAATGCGAAGGCAACTTTTTTTTGTGTGGGAGATAATATCAGAAAGCATCCCCAAATTTTTGAACAATTAATTCAAGCAAATCATCAAGTTGGAAATCACACTTTTAATCATTTAAAAGCATGGAAAAGCGACTTGAATGTATACTTAGAAAATGTAGAGCTATGTCAAAAAGAAATTGAAAAGCATATTAAACCTGAAGTAAAACTATTTCGACCACCATATGGTCAATTCACTTTCAAATCTGTCCAGAAATTAAACCAAAAGTATTACAACTTTATCATGTGGGATGTTTTGTCAAAAGATTATAACCGAAATATTTCGGCAAATACTATTCTTAAAAAAAGTATTCAAAACTCTTCTAACGGTAGTATTATAGTATTTCATGATAATCTTAAATCTAAAGATAAAATATTGCAATTTCTACCTTTGTATCTCAAACATTTTTCCGATATTGGATACAAATTTGAAAAACTATGA
- a CDS encoding glycosyltransferase family 2 protein: MTYLYLSLLSIILMVIFMDLILWMAWKPKAENPKPYEGELPFISILLAVRNEVHTVNYALNSLEKLDYPDDKYEVLMGDDGSTDGTTKILKEWDKETNNFFYIPIDKKIAHLDAKANVLEQLAEKSKGEYMMITDGDVEVPSSWLMKQLACWKDGAGIQSGFTIIKAKDFFSSMQMIDWSLALGMVKIVSGWKIPVTGVGNNMMVSREAYDKVGGYKNIPFSVTEDFALFQAVAKQGYHYQQLANEDSLVRTFATRGFWNLMNQRKRWMSGALKLPPFMLTLLVFQAFYYPAMLALTFVNPFVAIPLFGLKITLQSLFINKILERLNQYVPLSNLFIFEFYSGFISIALLFYYILPLPVKWKGRKFAKG; encoded by the coding sequence ATGACCTATCTGTACTTAAGCCTTTTGTCGATTATTCTTATGGTAATCTTCATGGACTTAATATTATGGATGGCTTGGAAACCAAAAGCTGAAAACCCAAAACCTTATGAAGGTGAATTGCCTTTCATATCCATTTTATTAGCCGTAAGAAATGAAGTTCATACCGTAAATTATGCGTTAAATTCCTTAGAAAAACTCGATTATCCTGATGATAAATATGAAGTTTTGATGGGAGATGACGGTTCAACTGACGGAACTACTAAAATATTAAAAGAGTGGGATAAAGAGACCAATAATTTTTTCTACATCCCAATTGATAAAAAAATTGCTCATCTTGATGCTAAAGCTAATGTTTTAGAGCAACTGGCTGAAAAGTCAAAAGGTGAGTATATGATGATTACTGATGGTGATGTTGAAGTGCCAAGTAGTTGGTTAATGAAACAATTAGCATGTTGGAAAGATGGGGCTGGAATACAAAGTGGATTTACCATAATAAAAGCAAAGGACTTCTTTTCAAGTATGCAGATGATTGATTGGAGTTTAGCTTTAGGTATGGTGAAAATTGTAAGCGGTTGGAAAATTCCTGTTACTGGTGTCGGTAATAATATGATGGTAAGTAGGGAAGCCTATGATAAAGTGGGAGGCTATAAAAATATTCCGTTTTCAGTTACTGAAGACTTTGCTTTATTTCAGGCAGTAGCAAAACAAGGTTACCATTACCAGCAATTGGCAAATGAAGATAGCTTAGTAAGAACTTTTGCAACCAGAGGTTTTTGGAATCTTATGAATCAGCGAAAAAGATGGATGTCTGGAGCTTTGAAGCTACCCCCTTTTATGTTAACATTATTAGTTTTTCAAGCATTCTATTATCCAGCAATGCTGGCATTAACTTTTGTTAATCCATTTGTCGCTATTCCGTTATTTGGTTTAAAAATTACTTTACAGAGTCTTTTTATCAATAAAATATTAGAAAGGCTAAATCAATATGTGCCTTTAAGCAATCTTTTTATATTTGAATTCTACAGTGGTTTCATTTCTATTGCACTTCTTTTCTATTATATCTTACCTTTGCCCGTGAAATGGAAAGGAAGAAAATTTGCTAAAGGATGA
- a CDS encoding ExbD/TolR family protein has protein sequence MARSKGRATAEVNAGSMADIAFLLLIFFLVTTTIASDKGLTLTLPPEPDDAEQIDVKIKDRNLFKVAINSADRLLVEGERLDDYTKIKEMLIEHVLNPNNSDDLAESPQDAIVSFKTDRGTSYEIYINVLDQLQGAYYQIYADRAGITADEYRSLDLKNPKEKALYEKGKGDIPMAISIAEPTNIGG, from the coding sequence ATGGCTAGAAGTAAAGGAAGAGCAACAGCAGAGGTGAATGCCGGTTCAATGGCCGATATTGCATTCTTATTGTTAATATTCTTTCTTGTAACTACTACCATTGCATCAGATAAGGGTTTAACTTTAACATTGCCTCCTGAGCCAGATGATGCTGAGCAGATTGATGTTAAAATTAAAGATAGAAACCTTTTTAAAGTAGCTATCAACTCAGCTGACAGATTGTTGGTTGAGGGTGAGAGGCTTGATGATTATACTAAGATTAAAGAGATGCTTATTGAGCATGTTTTAAATCCTAACAATAGTGATGATCTAGCGGAAAGCCCACAAGATGCAATTGTTTCCTTTAAAACAGATAGAGGAACAAGTTATGAGATTTATATTAATGTATTAGATCAGCTGCAAGGTGCATACTATCAGATTTATGCTGATAGAGCAGGTATTACGGCTGATGAATATAGATCATTAGATTTAAAGAATCCTAAGGAAAAAGCTCTTTACGAAAAAGGTAAAGGTGATATTCCAATGGCGATTTCAATTGCGGAACCAACAAACATAGGAGGATAA
- a CDS encoding GAF domain-containing protein codes for MKKFLNKHLISIAIITVSTLILLSVILSFYNKKVMSEALETQEQADLVFRTAENTLLNIRQMDISGRGYALIREEGFLFWSVEQAKKQNRENFKTLDSLFAIQGYSDPVNYPRVKAGYRKYVDLYEEMVNHLKNDDLEAYKDLLREDFGKTFWPINDAFTTELYEFEENLVEEAQAAYESAILQNTIVQLLLLLIGLPTLIFIFIKLRRDEKKRIELLINLRENNKKYLFNDGDTRFRGAAKILNGSIENLKKAANYVKNVASGNFDISWDGITEENKVLNQDNLAGQLIEMKKQMENADIENKKRIWSTEGLSNLSEIIRNSEQNTEELTFEATKYLTEYLGAQQGSLFILMEDEENEKDMYLELSAAYAFDRRKYINKRIEIGQGLVGQTYREKETLVLTEIPQDYTFITSGLGDSTPSCLTIVPMKYNEEIQSLIELASFKVFKKHEIEFLEKAGEYIASAIATTQNNDKTRILLEQMQQQAEEMRAQEEELRQNMEELEATQEEMRRKERMMEQKMKNSEN; via the coding sequence ATGAAGAAATTTTTAAATAAACATTTAATATCCATAGCGATAATAACAGTTTCAACCCTGATATTATTAAGTGTTATTCTTTCCTTTTATAACAAAAAAGTGATGAGCGAGGCCTTAGAAACACAAGAGCAAGCTGATCTTGTGTTCCGTACCGCTGAAAACACATTATTGAATATTCGGCAAATGGATATTAGTGGTAGAGGATATGCTCTTATTCGAGAAGAAGGATTTTTATTTTGGAGTGTTGAACAAGCCAAAAAACAAAATAGAGAAAATTTCAAAACCCTTGATAGTTTATTTGCCATTCAAGGATATTCTGATCCTGTAAATTATCCTAGAGTAAAAGCTGGATATAGAAAATATGTGGACTTGTATGAGGAAATGGTGAATCATTTGAAGAATGATGATCTTGAGGCTTATAAAGATTTATTAAGAGAAGATTTTGGTAAAACATTTTGGCCAATAAATGATGCCTTTACTACAGAATTATATGAATTTGAAGAAAATTTAGTTGAAGAAGCACAAGCAGCATATGAAAGTGCAATTTTACAAAATACAATAGTTCAATTGCTACTTCTACTCATTGGGCTACCTACCTTAATATTTATATTTATTAAATTAAGAAGGGATGAAAAGAAACGGATTGAACTGCTGATTAACCTTAGAGAGAATAATAAAAAATACCTTTTTAATGATGGCGATACAAGGTTTAGAGGTGCTGCTAAAATCTTAAACGGTTCCATTGAGAATTTGAAAAAAGCGGCAAATTATGTAAAAAATGTAGCATCAGGTAATTTTGATATCAGTTGGGATGGGATAACGGAGGAAAATAAGGTGCTTAATCAAGATAATTTAGCTGGTCAGCTGATTGAAATGAAAAAGCAAATGGAAAATGCTGACATTGAAAACAAAAAAAGAATTTGGTCAACTGAAGGGCTTTCTAATTTGAGTGAAATCATCAGAAACAGTGAACAAAATACAGAGGAATTAACTTTTGAAGCCACAAAATACTTAACAGAGTATTTAGGTGCTCAACAAGGTAGTTTATTTATTTTGATGGAAGATGAGGAGAATGAAAAAGATATGTACCTAGAATTATCGGCAGCATATGCATTTGATAGAAGAAAATATATAAATAAAAGAATAGAAATTGGACAAGGTTTAGTGGGTCAAACTTACAGAGAAAAGGAAACCTTAGTGCTCACTGAAATACCGCAAGATTATACTTTTATCACATCAGGATTGGGAGATTCAACACCTTCCTGCCTCACCATAGTTCCTATGAAGTATAATGAAGAAATTCAATCATTAATTGAATTAGCATCATTCAAAGTATTTAAAAAGCATGAGATTGAATTCCTTGAGAAAGCAGGTGAATATATAGCTTCAGCAATTGCTACCACACAAAATAACGACAAAACCAGAATACTTTTAGAACAAATGCAACAACAAGCTGAAGAAATGAGAGCCCAGGAAGAGGAGTTAAGACAAAATATGGAAGAATTAGAAGCTACTCAAGAAGAAATGAGAAGGAAAGAAAGAATGATGGAACAAAAGATGAAAAATAGTGAAAACTAG
- a CDS encoding MotA/TolQ/ExbB proton channel family protein has protein sequence MKKLFVLMMMAGALVFGFNGNAIAQDEEAATSEMENDTTAMESDSAAAEADSAAMDESEVDTTATAVVEEEEVVEEQGFHQIVKEKFIEGGWEFMSVVLICLILGLAIAIERIITLNLATTNTNKLLANVEDALNQGGVEAAKEVTKNTRGPVASIFTQGLMRMSEGVEMVEKSVISYGSVEMGRLERGLVWISLFISLAPMLGFMGTVIGMIGAFDAIEAAGDISPSLVAGGIKVALLTTVAGLIVAVILQLFYNYCVSKVDSLVNQMEDASIALVDILVKHNLSK, from the coding sequence ATGAAAAAGCTATTTGTTTTAATGATGATGGCCGGAGCACTAGTATTCGGTTTTAATGGCAATGCAATTGCTCAAGATGAGGAAGCAGCGACTTCTGAAATGGAAAATGACACAACAGCTATGGAAAGTGATTCTGCTGCTGCAGAAGCTGATTCTGCTGCAATGGATGAGTCTGAAGTAGACACTACTGCAACTGCAGTTGTTGAAGAGGAAGAGGTTGTTGAAGAGCAAGGCTTTCACCAAATTGTAAAAGAGAAGTTTATCGAAGGTGGATGGGAATTCATGTCAGTAGTATTAATTTGTTTAATCTTAGGATTAGCAATTGCTATTGAAAGAATCATTACTTTAAACTTAGCTACTACAAATACTAATAAATTATTAGCTAATGTAGAAGACGCTTTAAATCAAGGTGGTGTTGAAGCAGCTAAAGAAGTAACTAAAAATACAAGAGGTCCAGTTGCATCTATCTTTACTCAAGGTTTGATGAGAATGTCAGAAGGTGTTGAAATGGTTGAGAAATCTGTAATTTCTTACGGTTCTGTTGAAATGGGACGTTTAGAAAGAGGTTTAGTATGGATTTCATTATTTATCTCTCTTGCTCCAATGTTAGGTTTCATGGGTACTGTAATCGGTATGATTGGTGCATTTGATGCTATTGAAGCTGCGGGTGATATTTCTCCATCTTTGGTTGCTGGAGGTATTAAAGTAGCCTTATTAACAACTGTTGCAGGTTTGATTGTTGCGGTTATCTTACAATTATTCTATAACTATTGCGTTTCTAAAGTAGATTCTTTAGTAAACCAGATGGAAGATGCTTCTATTGCTTTAGTAGATATCTTAGTGAAGCACAATCTTTCTAAGTAA
- a CDS encoding asparaginase: MKQYYKLIHIDTATPKAPDCAIMIIYTGGTLGMVYNEQQALVPFDFQNILDEVPSLKNFNLKISVASFNNLIDSSDVNPSHWDDIASLVEEYYDAYDGFIVIHGTDTMAYTASAISFMLEGLNKPVIFTGAQLPIGAARSDARENLITAIEIASQKLNQRPIVSEVCIYFDNLLLRANRAKKVESVQFDAFQSENYPVLAEAGIIIEYNFAALRPYQQDAELKVRKNIQQEVAILKVFPGISKALVEGVLSIDGLKGLVIETFGSGNAPTEKWFINALQKAINKGVLIMNVSQCMGGKVIQGRYQTSKDLQSIGVFSGSDITTEAAITKMMYVISHAKTKELQHNYLIKPLRGEME; the protein is encoded by the coding sequence ATGAAGCAGTACTATAAACTAATACACATTGATACCGCTACACCTAAAGCTCCTGATTGTGCAATCATGATAATCTATACTGGAGGTACATTAGGTATGGTATACAATGAACAACAAGCCCTGGTACCTTTTGATTTTCAAAATATATTGGATGAAGTACCTTCTCTTAAAAATTTTAATCTCAAAATATCGGTAGCCTCATTCAATAATTTAATTGATTCTTCGGACGTAAACCCTTCACACTGGGATGATATTGCTAGCTTAGTTGAAGAGTATTATGATGCTTATGACGGATTTATAGTAATCCACGGTACTGATACTATGGCTTATACAGCTTCAGCAATAAGCTTTATGTTGGAAGGATTGAATAAACCGGTGATTTTTACAGGCGCTCAACTTCCTATTGGTGCTGCAAGATCTGATGCGAGGGAGAATTTAATAACGGCTATTGAGATTGCAAGTCAGAAATTAAACCAACGTCCTATCGTTTCTGAAGTCTGTATATATTTTGATAATCTACTTCTCAGAGCAAATAGGGCTAAGAAAGTTGAAAGTGTACAATTTGATGCCTTTCAAAGTGAAAATTATCCAGTATTGGCGGAAGCGGGAATAATAATAGAATATAATTTCGCTGCACTCAGACCCTATCAACAAGATGCTGAATTAAAGGTCCGAAAAAATATTCAACAGGAAGTGGCTATTCTTAAAGTGTTTCCAGGTATATCGAAAGCGCTCGTAGAGGGGGTGTTATCAATTGATGGATTAAAGGGTTTAGTTATTGAAACTTTTGGTTCAGGAAATGCTCCAACTGAAAAATGGTTCATTAATGCACTACAAAAAGCAATAAATAAAGGCGTTCTAATAATGAATGTATCGCAATGCATGGGAGGGAAGGTTATTCAAGGTAGATATCAAACGAGTAAGGATTTACAATCTATTGGTGTATTTAGTGGAAGTGATATAACAACAGAGGCTGCGATTACAAAAATGATGTACGTTATTAGTCATGCTAAAACAAAAGAACTACAACATAACTATTTAATTAAGCCATTAAGAGGTGAAATGGAATAG
- a CDS encoding GAF domain-containing SpoIIE family protein phosphatase: protein MSTALNIANRYELKELELDALLEITQAINENLPEESLYKIYNFTLRANLKLSKLMLVVQDDKQWIPKLSFGTKKDYNSIDSNAYQIVEKGKILFPSDLVDSPFDEFDVAIPVYHKNDLLAVVFLGGVANAEEREYIENHLNFIQALSNIIMVAIENKKMARERLKQEVIAKEMEIAKKVQQLLFPKSLPENDNFSIDAHYSPHHTVGGDYYDWKSINEHQKMVCIADVSGKGVPAALLMSNFQASLRTLLRKTTDLEEIIHDLNYQVFESAKGENFITFFIAIIDLKEKTLKYVNAGHNPPFLVSSDHSIEKLEKGTLVLGALNEIPFLEIGTASIDSPQTLLLYTDGLTEAFNEAEEEFGPERVMEILSQYISATPERIISAILDKIDDFIGKRPLSDDITLLACKYHV from the coding sequence ATGAGTACAGCCTTGAACATAGCGAACCGATATGAACTGAAGGAGTTAGAACTTGATGCCTTACTTGAAATTACTCAGGCAATCAATGAAAATCTTCCAGAAGAATCTTTATACAAAATTTATAATTTCACTTTAAGGGCAAACCTAAAGTTATCGAAATTGATGTTGGTGGTTCAAGATGATAAACAATGGATTCCTAAACTATCATTCGGTACTAAAAAAGATTATAATTCCATAGATTCAAACGCATATCAAATTGTAGAAAAAGGTAAGATTTTGTTTCCATCTGATTTAGTAGATTCTCCATTTGATGAATTTGATGTGGCAATTCCTGTATATCACAAAAATGATTTACTAGCAGTTGTTTTTTTAGGTGGTGTGGCAAATGCAGAGGAAAGAGAATACATTGAAAATCATTTAAACTTCATTCAAGCACTTTCCAATATTATAATGGTGGCCATTGAGAATAAAAAAATGGCTAGGGAAAGACTGAAACAGGAAGTTATTGCCAAGGAAATGGAAATTGCTAAAAAAGTTCAGCAACTACTATTTCCCAAATCTTTACCTGAGAATGATAATTTCAGTATAGACGCTCATTATTCTCCTCATCATACAGTTGGAGGAGATTATTATGATTGGAAATCCATCAATGAACATCAAAAAATGGTTTGCATTGCTGATGTTTCCGGTAAAGGAGTACCTGCCGCTTTGTTAATGTCAAATTTTCAAGCTTCTCTAAGAACGCTTCTACGTAAGACAACAGATTTAGAAGAGATTATCCATGATTTAAATTATCAGGTTTTTGAAAGTGCTAAAGGAGAGAATTTCATTACTTTTTTTATAGCAATTATAGATTTGAAAGAGAAAACTTTGAAATATGTTAATGCTGGACATAATCCACCATTTTTAGTTTCATCGGACCATAGCATTGAAAAACTGGAAAAAGGAACCCTAGTATTAGGTGCGTTAAATGAAATTCCATTTTTAGAGATCGGAACAGCTTCTATTGATTCACCCCAAACCTTATTACTATATACTGATGGATTAACAGAGGCCTTCAATGAAGCGGAAGAAGAATTTGGGCCTGAGCGGGTAATGGAAATTTTGAGTCAATATATTTCTGCAACCCCTGAAAGAATTATTTCAGCTATATTAGATAAGATTGATGATTTCATTGGAAAAAGACCACTTTCAGATGATATCACATTATTAGCATGTAAATATCATGTCTGA
- a CDS encoding MFS transporter: MQINNSKTINTWCMYDWANSVYAIVIKSSIFPVFYNTATQNAFNGDVVDFFGFKLVNTALYSFAISFSFLIVAIISPLLSGIADYTSNKKSFMQFFTYLGGLSCIGLFFFTGKNVEWAIICSVLASIGFTGSLVFYNAFLPIIATPDKHDMISAKGYSLGYIGSIILLVINLVCISNPDWFGLEKTGIIARFSFLTVGLWWIGFAQITFRALKEVKKEINYSRSIIVSGYKEIIKVFKELNSQPILKYFLSSFFFYSMGVQTVMYMAASFGSKELNLPGNKLIITIIIINAVAIIGSYGFAYISKKKTNKFSLLNMLVIWVGICIYAYFVYTDYQFYLLAFIVGLVMGGIQSLSRSTYSKIMPQNSHDEASYFSFYDVTEKIAVVIGTFSYGFIEQWTGSMRNSTIALGLFFAIGMGLLLMVRIPSNLNYNSENN; the protein is encoded by the coding sequence GTGCAGATAAATAATTCAAAAACTATCAATACATGGTGTATGTACGACTGGGCCAATTCAGTCTATGCAATAGTAATTAAATCTTCTATTTTTCCCGTTTTCTATAATACAGCCACACAAAATGCTTTTAATGGAGATGTGGTTGATTTTTTTGGCTTTAAACTAGTAAATACTGCGCTATATTCTTTTGCAATATCATTTAGCTTTTTAATTGTGGCAATTATATCGCCCTTACTATCTGGTATTGCGGATTATACTTCTAATAAGAAATCTTTTATGCAGTTTTTCACATACCTAGGAGGCTTATCATGTATAGGTCTATTCTTTTTTACAGGTAAAAATGTTGAATGGGCCATAATATGTTCTGTATTAGCTAGTATAGGGTTTACAGGGAGTTTAGTTTTTTATAATGCCTTTTTACCTATAATTGCTACTCCAGATAAGCATGATATGATCAGTGCCAAGGGCTATTCCCTTGGTTATATTGGTAGCATAATTTTATTGGTTATCAATCTAGTATGTATTTCAAATCCCGACTGGTTTGGACTTGAAAAGACTGGAATTATAGCTAGGTTTTCTTTTTTAACTGTAGGCTTATGGTGGATTGGTTTTGCTCAAATTACCTTTAGGGCATTAAAGGAAGTTAAGAAAGAAATTAATTATTCCAGATCTATAATTGTAAGCGGTTATAAAGAGATTATAAAAGTATTTAAGGAACTTAACAGCCAACCTATATTAAAATATTTCTTGAGTTCTTTTTTCTTTTATAGTATGGGAGTTCAGACCGTAATGTATATGGCGGCTTCATTTGGGAGCAAAGAATTAAACCTACCTGGTAATAAATTAATTATCACAATTATCATTATTAATGCGGTAGCCATAATTGGCTCCTATGGTTTTGCTTATATATCAAAAAAGAAAACAAATAAGTTTTCATTGTTGAATATGTTAGTGATATGGGTAGGCATATGTATTTATGCCTATTTTGTTTATACTGATTACCAATTCTATTTATTGGCTTTTATTGTTGGCTTGGTTATGGGAGGAATTCAATCACTATCCAGAAGTACATATTCTAAAATAATGCCTCAAAATTCACATGACGAAGCCTCTTACTTTAGTTTTTACGATGTAACTGAAAAGATTGCAGTTGTAATTGGTACCTTTTCGTATGGATTTATTGAACAATGGACAGGTAGCATGAGAAATAGCACCATTGCATTGGGATTGTTCTTTGCTATTGGTATGGGATTATTGTTAATGGTAAGAATTCCTTCGAATTTAAATTATAATAGTGAAAACAACTAG
- a CDS encoding TatD family hydrolase: protein MIETHAHLYVDKFDEDRQEMMERAEEAGVKRFYMPNIDHKSIEPMLEVEEKFSNTIATMGVHPCSVEKHFEKQLYEVEDWLNKRKFAAVGEIGLDYYWDKSLIEQQKEALRIQVQFAKDHQIPVILHCRDSFDDTYDIIKKMNDDKLKGVFHCFTGTAEEAQKVIDLGFFIGIGGVVTFKNGGLAEHIPDIDLNRIVLETDAPYLAPTPKRGKRNEPAFLDLIAQKLADLKEMSKSDLIEITSKNATELFS, encoded by the coding sequence ATGATTGAAACACACGCACATTTATATGTAGATAAATTTGATGAAGATAGACAGGAAATGATGGAAAGGGCAGAAGAGGCTGGAGTAAAACGCTTCTACATGCCCAATATCGATCATAAGTCAATTGAGCCCATGTTAGAAGTGGAAGAAAAGTTTTCTAACACTATCGCTACTATGGGTGTTCATCCCTGCTCTGTTGAAAAGCATTTTGAAAAACAGCTTTACGAAGTTGAAGATTGGCTGAATAAGAGAAAGTTTGCTGCTGTTGGTGAAATAGGTTTAGATTATTATTGGGATAAAAGTTTAATAGAACAACAAAAAGAAGCACTTAGAATACAAGTGCAATTTGCCAAGGATCATCAAATACCTGTAATTCTTCATTGCAGAGATTCTTTTGATGATACTTATGATATTATCAAAAAAATGAATGATGATAAGCTAAAAGGTGTTTTCCATTGTTTCACTGGTACTGCCGAAGAAGCTCAAAAAGTGATTGATTTAGGTTTTTTTATAGGTATCGGAGGGGTGGTAACCTTTAAAAATGGCGGCCTTGCAGAACATATTCCTGATATTGATCTTAATAGAATAGTTTTGGAGACAGATGCACCTTACTTAGCGCCAACTCCTAAAAGAGGTAAAAGAAATGAGCCAGCTTTTTTGGACCTAATTGCTCAAAAGTTAGCTGATCTTAAAGAAATGTCTAAGTCCGATTTGATCGAAATTACTAGCAAAAATGCTACTGAATTGTTTTCCTAA
- a CDS encoding ExbD/TolR family protein, translating to MSKFKKKTSASQEIPTSALPDIIFMLLFFFMVTTVLRETEIKVEQKIPKATQLKKIERKSLVSYLYIGKPKQTEKFGGEAKIQANDVFIEPRDVLLWVSKEKDKLSEAERDKITIALKIDSEAKMGIVTDVQQKLRKANARKLMYNTLKLTNKDKSNSLL from the coding sequence ATGTCAAAGTTTAAGAAAAAAACCAGTGCAAGTCAGGAAATACCTACTTCTGCACTTCCTGATATTATCTTCATGCTCCTGTTCTTTTTTATGGTGACTACGGTATTGAGAGAGACTGAAATAAAAGTTGAACAAAAAATACCTAAGGCAACTCAATTGAAAAAGATCGAAAGAAAATCATTGGTTAGTTATTTATACATTGGTAAGCCAAAGCAAACTGAAAAGTTTGGTGGTGAAGCTAAGATTCAAGCTAACGATGTATTTATTGAACCAAGAGATGTTCTTCTTTGGGTTTCTAAAGAGAAAGATAAGTTATCGGAGGCAGAACGTGATAAAATTACCATTGCTTTAAAAATTGATAGTGAAGCAAAAATGGGTATTGTAACGGACGTTCAGCAGAAATTAAGAAAAGCAAATGCTAGAAAGTTAATGTATAATACTTTGAAATTAACTAATAAAGATAAATCTAATTCTTTATTATAA